Proteins co-encoded in one Cytophaga hutchinsonii ATCC 33406 genomic window:
- a CDS encoding Rne/Rng family ribonuclease: MSNELFISSSQSGDRIALIQEKRLVEYQFEDHTRKFNVGDIYLGTVRKVVPGLNAAFIDVGYEKDAFLHYFDLGPKIKSLTKFTKNAITSASTPALLKKFELEAEIKKDGKVSQVLEKGNPILVQVVKEPISTKGPRLSCEISLAGRYLVLVPFSNVVSVSKKITDKEERQRLVRLISSIRPENFGVIIRTVASNKEVAELDKDLRNLVKTWEDGIAILKKARPRDLIIGELDRTSSILRDMLNESFDSINVDTKELYDDLRSYIKNIAPDKERLVKLHQGKTKMFESTGVEKQLKTLFGKSVSLSGGGYLIIEHTEALHVIDVNSGNKSNNETSQEETALHTNLEACREVARQLRLRDMGGIIVVDFIDMKNLDNRKVIYERMKLEMKDDRSKNVILPLSKFGLMQITRERVRPQTNLITMEVCPTCNGTGKISASIAITDQIEHKLDYIITKQNEKNITLVLHPYIYAYFTTGYISKRTKWFFKYFRWVKLRTDSSLGLTEFKFLDEGAQNIDMESEATTEDYRSEEYITSEK, encoded by the coding sequence TTGAGCAACGAATTATTTATAAGTTCGTCTCAAAGTGGAGATCGCATAGCCTTAATTCAAGAAAAAAGGCTTGTTGAATACCAGTTTGAGGATCATACCCGTAAATTTAATGTTGGTGATATCTATTTAGGAACGGTACGCAAAGTCGTACCCGGCCTGAATGCAGCTTTCATAGATGTTGGGTATGAGAAGGATGCTTTTTTGCATTATTTTGATCTTGGTCCGAAGATAAAATCATTGACTAAGTTTACAAAGAATGCAATTACCTCAGCGTCCACACCGGCTTTACTCAAAAAGTTTGAGTTAGAAGCGGAAATAAAAAAAGATGGTAAAGTAAGTCAGGTACTGGAAAAAGGGAATCCGATATTGGTTCAGGTTGTTAAAGAACCTATATCAACAAAGGGCCCGCGACTATCTTGCGAAATTTCGCTTGCTGGGCGTTATTTAGTTCTGGTACCTTTCTCAAATGTAGTTTCTGTTTCCAAGAAAATTACAGATAAAGAAGAACGCCAGCGTCTGGTGCGTTTAATCTCTTCTATTCGTCCGGAAAACTTTGGCGTTATTATACGTACTGTTGCCTCGAATAAAGAAGTTGCTGAACTGGACAAGGATCTTCGAAATCTTGTAAAAACCTGGGAAGATGGTATTGCTATACTAAAAAAAGCAAGGCCAAGAGACTTGATTATAGGCGAACTGGACCGTACTTCTTCTATCTTAAGAGATATGTTGAACGAGAGTTTCGACAGCATCAACGTAGATACAAAAGAGCTATACGACGATCTTCGTTCCTATATTAAAAATATTGCGCCTGATAAGGAGCGTCTGGTAAAACTGCACCAGGGCAAAACCAAAATGTTTGAATCTACAGGGGTTGAAAAACAGCTGAAGACCTTATTTGGCAAGTCTGTTAGTTTATCGGGTGGCGGTTATTTGATTATTGAACACACGGAAGCGTTGCATGTTATTGATGTAAACAGTGGAAACAAATCAAACAACGAAACCAGTCAGGAAGAAACCGCGTTGCATACAAACCTTGAAGCCTGCCGCGAAGTAGCTCGCCAGTTAAGGCTTAGAGATATGGGCGGAATTATTGTTGTGGATTTCATCGATATGAAAAATCTCGATAACCGCAAGGTAATATACGAACGTATGAAATTGGAAATGAAAGACGATCGTTCTAAAAACGTTATTCTTCCATTATCTAAATTTGGTTTGATGCAGATAACCAGAGAACGTGTACGTCCGCAAACCAACCTGATCACCATGGAGGTTTGCCCGACGTGTAACGGCACCGGGAAGATCAGCGCAAGTATTGCGATCACCGATCAGATTGAGCATAAACTGGATTACATCATTACCAAGCAGAATGAGAAAAACATTACCCTGGTATTGCATCCATACATTTATGCATACTTTACTACAGGTTATATTTCAAAAAGAACAAAGTGGTTCTTCAAATATTTCCGCTGGGTTAAATTGCGTACCGACTCATCACTTGGTTTGACCGAGTTCAAATTCCTGGATGAAGGTGCTCAGAACATTGACATGGAAAGCGAAGCTACGACAGAAGATTACAGAAGCGAAGAATACATCACTTCAGAAAAATAA
- a CDS encoding porin family protein, whose protein sequence is MKKISLLFLSCFLAVAGFSQVTLGLRLSPALSLNRVKDLNSADGVEFSNNSSGVRFAFGPTVDFHFGENYAFSTGAWYLSSRAGLSQSVPGLTYKEIVSLQSVQIPVTFKAYTNEIATNMKLYFQLGGLATFNFYEKFKESTPSNSSYDDKYNVFDVSLYVGAGVSYKIGESNALFGGFYYSRGLMNMLDGSTIPGTSDRYKKAAKYNNDLVGLEVGITF, encoded by the coding sequence ATGAAAAAAATATCGCTTCTTTTTTTATCCTGCTTTTTAGCGGTAGCAGGCTTTTCTCAAGTTACGCTGGGTCTACGTCTTTCGCCCGCATTAAGCCTTAATCGTGTAAAAGATCTCAACAGTGCCGATGGTGTTGAGTTTTCCAACAATAGTTCTGGTGTGCGTTTTGCTTTTGGCCCAACCGTTGATTTTCATTTCGGCGAAAATTATGCCTTTTCAACAGGAGCATGGTATTTAAGCAGCAGAGCAGGCTTATCACAAAGTGTGCCGGGCTTAACCTATAAAGAGATCGTAAGCCTTCAATCCGTTCAGATTCCTGTTACATTCAAGGCGTATACAAATGAGATTGCAACCAATATGAAATTGTATTTCCAGTTGGGCGGCTTGGCAACATTTAATTTTTATGAAAAATTCAAGGAATCAACTCCTTCAAATTCATCTTACGACGATAAATACAATGTGTTTGATGTGTCTTTATATGTGGGTGCTGGTGTATCGTACAAAATTGGTGAGTCGAATGCATTGTTTGGCGGCTTTTATTATAGCCGCGGTTTAATGAACATGCTTGACGGATCTACCATTCCAGGTACATCAGACAGATATAAGAAAGCTGCTAAATACAACAACGACCTTGTTGGTCTTGAAGTTGGTATTACATTCTAA
- the gldB gene encoding gliding motility lipoprotein GldB, with the protein MKFWVAILFTAILFSCEPDKPVTNSIEKQVIKPEAAEEVSINASIVRIDKDLFAMTKKEDMEKIFLTYPAFFKQYLRGIANKPMPEDVERMYQYYNNPGLKGFATEIEAAWGDMSAAQKELTSMFRYMKFYMNAFKEPKVYTIYSGLMEPDMSFSDSAIVVCLDWYMGPKASHKPNLYEYMLSRYDKPYLLPMMALGISTKFNKNNPADETLLAEMIYYGKAHYFVERVMPDLPDSLNIGYTSKELKGVDENLPVIWGHFIDRKILFETSRKIVEQYTGEGPFVNEISNDCPGRVGRWLGWQIVRKYMNEHPDISLQELMDEQDAAKIFKLSGYKPPLKK; encoded by the coding sequence ATGAAATTTTGGGTAGCCATTCTATTTACAGCCATATTATTTTCGTGCGAACCGGACAAACCTGTTACAAACAGTATAGAAAAACAGGTTATTAAACCCGAAGCAGCAGAAGAGGTCTCCATCAATGCGTCTATTGTGCGTATTGATAAAGACCTGTTTGCGATGACGAAAAAAGAAGATATGGAGAAAATTTTTCTAACCTATCCCGCTTTCTTCAAACAATATTTACGTGGTATTGCTAACAAACCCATGCCGGAAGATGTTGAACGCATGTATCAATATTACAACAACCCGGGCTTAAAGGGCTTCGCAACTGAAATTGAAGCGGCCTGGGGAGATATGTCTGCTGCGCAAAAAGAATTAACATCCATGTTTCGATACATGAAATTTTACATGAATGCATTTAAAGAACCGAAGGTATACACAATCTATTCGGGGCTTATGGAGCCGGATATGTCTTTCTCTGACTCAGCTATTGTTGTTTGCCTGGATTGGTATATGGGACCTAAGGCATCACACAAACCAAATCTATATGAATACATGTTGTCAAGATATGATAAGCCTTATCTGTTGCCAATGATGGCGCTTGGCATATCAACGAAGTTTAATAAGAACAACCCCGCTGATGAAACACTATTGGCAGAAATGATCTATTACGGCAAAGCACATTATTTTGTAGAGCGTGTAATGCCAGATTTGCCTGACTCCTTAAACATTGGGTATACATCAAAAGAATTGAAAGGTGTAGATGAAAATTTACCGGTAATCTGGGGACATTTTATAGACAGAAAAATATTGTTTGAAACAAGCCGGAAGATTGTTGAACAATATACGGGTGAAGGTCCGTTTGTAAACGAAATAAGCAACGATTGTCCGGGCAGAGTAGGGAGATGGCTTGGCTGGCAGATTGTTCGTAAATACATGAACGAACATCCGGATATTTCTTTACAGGAATTAATGGATGAACAGGATGCGGCTAAAATATTTAAACTTTCAGGCTATAAACCACCGCTTAAAAAATAA